A part of Neoarius graeffei isolate fNeoGra1 chromosome 8, fNeoGra1.pri, whole genome shotgun sequence genomic DNA contains:
- the trpt1 gene encoding tRNA 2'-phosphotransferase 1: MDGQHRGKGKRGSGGRGNRNESRDVRLSKSLSYSLRHGADKMGLNMSSDGFIFVDELLTHGQFSSFSLEDIERVVATNDKQRFKLQNHPENGRLQIRANQGHTVQVEDLELTAVVLDAPDCPREAVHGSYMRHWPSIRSKGLCRMNRTHIHLAPGLPGEDQVISGMRHNCDLAVYINVPKALTDGIKFYWSENRVLLTPGDSDGVLGPQYFLRAQRLKPSPCDLDLE; the protein is encoded by the exons AGCAGAGATGTGCGTCTGTCCAAATCCCTGTCTTATTCCCTGAGACATGGTGCTGATAAAATGGGACTTAACATgagctcag ATGGCTTTATATTTGTGGATGAACTTCTCACTCATGGACAGTTCAGCTCATTTTCATTGGAGGACATAGAGAGAGTGGTGGCCACAAATGACAAACAGCGCTTCAAACTGCAAAACCATCCTGAGAACGGCCGCCTACAGATCCGGGCCAATCAAGGACATACTGTACAG gttgaagACTTAGAATTGACAGCAGTGGTTCTGGATGCTCCAGACTGTCCACGGGAGGCCGTTCATGGGTCCTACATGAGGCACTGGCCGTCAATCCGTAGCAAAGGactgtgcaggatgaacagaacaCACATCCATCTGGCACCTGGACTGCCTGGAGAGGACCAAGTTATCAGTG GGATGAGACATAATTGTGATCTTGCTGTGTACATCAATGTCCCCAAAGCTCTAacag ACGGAATTAAATTTTACTGGTCAGAAAACAGAGTGCTGTTGACGCCCGGTGACAGTGATGGAGTGTTGGGGCCTCAATATTTCTTGCGTGCACAAAGATTGAAACCTTCAC CATGTGACCTTGATCTGGAATAG